The following are encoded in a window of Triticum urartu cultivar G1812 unplaced genomic scaffold, Tu2.1 TuUngrouped_contig_6417, whole genome shotgun sequence genomic DNA:
- the LOC125530586 gene encoding glycine-rich cell wall structural protein 2-like has translation MAVKSLVLLGVVLASLLLLSEDVADARELTDAKESKEKNVKPARGSGLPKEEKWGGGNKHDGGYGDGGGYGGGGYGNGGGYGNSGGGYGYGGYGNNGGGYGEGYGNSRHGGGYGHGYGGGGYGPGYGGGYGNGGGNGGNGGFGSGFGGGYGGGGGYGGGGGYGGGGGYGGGYGGGSGGGGYP, from the exons ATGGCGGTCAAGTCTCTAGTTCTTCTTGGTGTCGTACTAGCCTCGCTCCTGCTTCTCTCCGAGGATGTAGCGGATGCTAGAGAGCTTACAGATGCTAAAG AGTCCAAGGAGAAGAATGTGAAACCTGCAAGAGGGTCGGGCCTGCCTAAGGAAGAGAAATGGGGAGGTGGAAACAAGCATGATGGAGGATACGGAGACGGTGGAGGGTATGGCGGTGGCGGATACGGTAACGGTGGGGGATATGGAAATAGTGGTGGAGGTTATGGCTATGGAGGTTATGGAAACAATGGTGGTGGGTATGGTGAAGGATACGGCAATTCTAGGCATGGTGGCGGTTATGGGCATGGTTACGGCGGTGGAGGCTATGGACCTGGATATGGTGGCGGGTATGGCAATGGCGGTGGAAATGGTGGAAATGGTGGATTTGGCAGCGGCTTTGGTGGGGGATATGGTGGTGGCGGCGGATATGGTGGAGGTGGAGGATACGGTGGTGGTGGCGGATATGGTGGAGGTTACGGCGGAGGATCTGGTGGCGGTGGCTATCCCTGA